From the genome of Nitrospirota bacterium, one region includes:
- a CDS encoding HD domain-containing protein, giving the protein MAAKEDINITKISRDIINQLAVVIRNAQIHAPNNVAVLTSIDKFTAMINPLLADSRETFTLEMIGEFFYVNDMRISYPMEYLLNFAFLISEFKKRRMGGIKITNPLNSEDMQIFLKAFISSALSYDPLKTLSDGILDIIQLDVTPPQKIKEDKTNVEEESTIKKQVKKTYFNAVSYTKGFMNKLSSGETINIKKAKRIVESMVDLILREEELLLGMTAIKNYDEYTYHHSVNVSILSVAFGQRLGLSRNALTELGLVALFHDTGKVEVPPETLNKPSELNENDWVVMRKHPFWGAKTILKLKGLDNISLRSAIVAFEHHLNYNMSGYPKVSPPFEPDFYSKIVSLADSYDAMTSARVYSRTPTAPDDAISAMIKGAGTHYDPVLVKFFANMLGALPVGSLVLLDTKEFGIVFKSNAVLRNKPIVLILVDSSGNKIKGRMADLSEKDRTDKFLRTVIKTLDPNKYNIDLADYLLFEGL; this is encoded by the coding sequence ATGGCAGCTAAAGAAGATATAAACATCACTAAAATTTCAAGGGATATAATAAACCAGCTTGCCGTTGTCATAAGAAACGCCCAGATTCATGCACCGAATAATGTCGCAGTTCTGACCTCCATTGATAAGTTCACCGCCATGATAAACCCTTTACTGGCAGATTCCAGGGAAACATTCACGCTTGAGATGATCGGAGAATTCTTTTATGTAAACGACATGCGGATAAGCTACCCTATGGAATATCTCCTGAATTTTGCTTTCCTTATCAGCGAATTCAAAAAGCGGAGAATGGGTGGGATAAAAATAACCAATCCGCTCAATTCTGAAGATATGCAGATATTTCTCAAAGCATTTATATCTTCAGCATTATCCTACGATCCGCTTAAAACCCTTTCAGACGGCATCCTTGACATTATACAGCTTGATGTAACTCCACCGCAAAAAATTAAAGAAGACAAAACAAACGTTGAGGAAGAGTCTACTATAAAAAAACAGGTTAAGAAGACATATTTCAATGCCGTTTCTTATACCAAAGGTTTCATGAACAAATTGAGTTCGGGAGAAACAATAAACATAAAAAAAGCAAAGAGGATTGTTGAATCAATGGTGGACCTGATACTGCGTGAGGAGGAATTGCTTTTAGGCATGACCGCCATAAAAAATTATGATGAATATACCTATCACCACTCTGTTAATGTAAGCATCCTTTCTGTTGCCTTCGGACAGCGGCTCGGCTTAAGCAGAAATGCGCTCACGGAACTCGGGCTTGTTGCGCTTTTCCATGATACAGGGAAGGTTGAGGTACCGCCAGAAACACTCAACAAACCGTCCGAGCTAAACGAAAATGACTGGGTGGTAATGAGAAAACATCCTTTCTGGGGCGCAAAGACAATATTGAAACTGAAGGGGCTTGATAATATATCCCTCAGAAGCGCCATTGTTGCCTTTGAGCATCACCTTAACTATAACATGTCAGGTTATCCAAAGGTTTCTCCGCCCTTTGAACCTGATTTCTATTCAAAGATAGTCAGCCTTGCAGACAGTTATGATGCTATGACATCAGCGAGAGTTTATTCAAGAACCCCGACTGCACCTGACGATGCAATCAGCGCCATGATAAAAGGGGCCGGCACGCATTATGACCCCGTTCTTGTCAAATTCTTCGCAAATATGCTCGGCGCATTGCCCGTCGGCTCCCTTGTCCTTCTTGATACAAAGGAATTCGGTATTGTGTTTAAGAGCAATGCCGTGCTCCGGAATAAACCAATAGTTTTAATACTTGTAGACAGCAGCGGCAACAAAATCAAAGGCCGTATGGCAGACCTCTCGGAGAAAGACAGAACTGACAAATTTCTGAGAACCGTCATTAAAACCTTAGACCCGAATAAATACAACATTGACCTCGCCGACTATCTGTTATTTGAAGGCCTGTAA